One part of the Prionailurus bengalensis isolate Pbe53 chromosome B2, Fcat_Pben_1.1_paternal_pri, whole genome shotgun sequence genome encodes these proteins:
- the LOC122489107 gene encoding olfactory receptor 2B2 isoform X2 produces the protein MKGVNVSAPREFILLGFSDRPWLELPLFVVFLVSYVLTIFGNLAIIAVSHLDPKLHTPMYFFLTNLSLLDLCYTTSTVPQMLVNICSTRKVISYGGCVAQLFIFLALGSTECLLLAVMSLDRFVAICRPLHYSVIMHQRLCLQLAAASWISGFGNSVLQSTLTLQLPLCGRKEVDHFFCEVPALLKLSCVDTTANEAELFFISVLFLLLPLTLILVSYAFIARAVLRIQSAEGRRKAFGTCGSHLIVVSLFYGTAISMYLQPPSPNSKDRGKMVSLFYGIIAPMLNPLIYTLRNKDVKGAFKRIVSGKVTFP, from the coding sequence ATGAAGGGGGTAAATGTGAGTGCCCCCCGGGAGTTCATCCTCTTGGGTTTCTCAGACCGACCATGGCTGGAGCTCCCACTCTTTGTGGTGTTCCTGGTTTCCTATGTCTTGACTATCTTTGGCAATCTGGCGATAATTGCCGTGTCTCATCTGgaccccaaactccacacccccatgtactttttccttaccaatctGTCACTCCTGGACCTTTGCTACACCACAAGTACAGTTCCACAAATGCTGGTCAACATATGCAGCACCAGGAAAGTAATTAGTTACGGCGGCTGTGTGGCCCAGCTTTTCATTTTCCTGGCCTTGGGTTCCACTGAATGCCTTCTCCTGGCCGTCATGTCCTTGGATAGGTTTGTCGCTATTTGTCGGCCTCTCCATTACTCAGTCATCATGCACCAGAGGCTGTGCCTCCAGCTGGCGGCCGCGTCCTGGATTAGCGGCTTTGGCAACTCGGTGTTGCAGTCCACCTTGACCCTTCAGCTGCCGCTCTGTGGCCGTAAAGAAGTGGATCACTTCTTCTGTGAAGTCCCTGCTCTGCTCAAGTTGTCCTGTGTGGACACAACAGCAAACGAGGCTGAACTATTCTTTATCAGTGTGCTATTTCTTTTACTACCCCTGACCCTCATCCTTGTATCGTATGCTTTTATTGCCCGAGCAGTGTTGAGAATCCAGTCTGCGGAAGGTAGACGAAAGGCATTTGGGACATGTGGCTCCCATCTAATTGTGGTGTCACTCTTCTATGGCACTGCTATCTCCATGTACCTGCAACCACCATCCCCCAACTCCAAGGACCGGGGCAAGATGGTGTCCCTCTTCTATGGGATCATCGCACCCATGCTGAACCCCCTTATATACACACTTAGGAATAAAGATGTAAAGGGAGCATTTAAGAGG
- the LOC122489107 gene encoding olfactory receptor 2B2 isoform X1, whose amino-acid sequence MKGVNVSAPREFILLGFSDRPWLELPLFVVFLVSYVLTIFGNLAIIAVSHLDPKLHTPMYFFLTNLSLLDLCYTTSTVPQMLVNICSTRKVISYGGCVAQLFIFLALGSTECLLLAVMSLDRFVAICRPLHYSVIMHQRLCLQLAAASWISGFGNSVLQSTLTLQLPLCGRKEVDHFFCEVPALLKLSCVDTTANEAELFFISVLFLLLPLTLILVSYAFIARAVLRIQSAEGRRKAFGTCGSHLIVVSLFYGTAISMYLQPPSPNSKDRGKMVSLFYGIIAPMLNPLIYTLRNKDVKGAFKRVIVWVFLIKK is encoded by the coding sequence ATGAAGGGGGTAAATGTGAGTGCCCCCCGGGAGTTCATCCTCTTGGGTTTCTCAGACCGACCATGGCTGGAGCTCCCACTCTTTGTGGTGTTCCTGGTTTCCTATGTCTTGACTATCTTTGGCAATCTGGCGATAATTGCCGTGTCTCATCTGgaccccaaactccacacccccatgtactttttccttaccaatctGTCACTCCTGGACCTTTGCTACACCACAAGTACAGTTCCACAAATGCTGGTCAACATATGCAGCACCAGGAAAGTAATTAGTTACGGCGGCTGTGTGGCCCAGCTTTTCATTTTCCTGGCCTTGGGTTCCACTGAATGCCTTCTCCTGGCCGTCATGTCCTTGGATAGGTTTGTCGCTATTTGTCGGCCTCTCCATTACTCAGTCATCATGCACCAGAGGCTGTGCCTCCAGCTGGCGGCCGCGTCCTGGATTAGCGGCTTTGGCAACTCGGTGTTGCAGTCCACCTTGACCCTTCAGCTGCCGCTCTGTGGCCGTAAAGAAGTGGATCACTTCTTCTGTGAAGTCCCTGCTCTGCTCAAGTTGTCCTGTGTGGACACAACAGCAAACGAGGCTGAACTATTCTTTATCAGTGTGCTATTTCTTTTACTACCCCTGACCCTCATCCTTGTATCGTATGCTTTTATTGCCCGAGCAGTGTTGAGAATCCAGTCTGCGGAAGGTAGACGAAAGGCATTTGGGACATGTGGCTCCCATCTAATTGTGGTGTCACTCTTCTATGGCACTGCTATCTCCATGTACCTGCAACCACCATCCCCCAACTCCAAGGACCGGGGCAAGATGGTGTCCCTCTTCTATGGGATCATCGCACCCATGCTGAACCCCCTTATATACACACTTAGGAATAAAGATGTAAAGGGAGCATTTAAGAGGGTGATTGTGTGGGTCTTCTTAATCAAGAAATAG